The Benincasa hispida cultivar B227 chromosome 11, ASM972705v1, whole genome shotgun sequence genome has a segment encoding these proteins:
- the LOC120091362 gene encoding uncharacterized protein LOC120091362, giving the protein MSNTIMLRPPSTNRRQPLLTSKSVSGSVRFAEVAGGTTAECAAVCCCCPCVVLNFLVLAIYKVPAGLCRRALRTKRRQRLKKKGAIPARRTRFSGGGYDETDIQILSIGKTVYSSEPKGQKSEETERRVMELEKEMWEIFYSTGFWRSPSQRDQISSISK; this is encoded by the coding sequence ATGTCGAATACGATTATGCTTCGTCCGCCATCGACCAACCGTCGGCAACCATTGCTAACGAGCAAATCTGTTTCTGGAAGTGTCCGGTTCGCGGAAGTAGCTGGTGGTACGACGGCGGAATGTGCCGCCGTGTGTTGTTGTTGTCCTTGTGTTGTTTTAAACTTTCTCGTTCTCGCCATTTACAAGGTTCCGGCTGGACTCTGTCGCCGTGCTTTGAGGACGAAGCGGCGGcagaggttgaagaagaagggGGCTATTCCAGCGAGGCGTACACGGTTCTCCGGTGGGGGATATGATGAAACGGATATTCAGATTCTTTCGATCGGAAAAACGGTGTACTCGTCGGAACCGAAAGGGCAGAAATCGGAGGAAACGGAGAGGAGAGTGATGGAACTGGAAAAAGAGATGTGGGAGATTTTCTACAGTACTGGATTTTGGAGAAGCCCTTCACAGAGAGATCAAATTTCTTCGATctccaaatga